A segment of the Marinobacter arenosus genome:
CGATCATTCGTACCTGGCTGAACACCATGCCCAATAACAGAACCGGAACGAGCACGATCATCAGGTTCATGAACGGTGTAATGTCCAGATCGGGTGAACTGGCGAATTTGCGATGTCGGCGTCTCATACAGACTCATCCATGCTGTTTTCGACCCAAAACCCGTTTCCAATCATCAGGCAACGGCGCCCGTCGTTTTCGAATCAGAAATGATATTGAGCAGCTTGACGCCAGCCATCTCGAAGCTGTCCACGATTTCATTGGTCCGGGTTTGGAGCAGTGCGTGGAACATCAGAAGTGGAATGGCGGACATCAAACCGAAAGCGGTGGTATTCATGGCAACGGAGATACTCTCCGACAGCAGGCTCGCCTTTTGTGACGGGTCTGCTGCAGCAACCGCGGTAAACGCCGAGATGAGACCAATGATTGTCCCCAGCAATCCGAGCAGGGTCGCGATATTGGCCAGAGTCGCCAGGTATTGGGTCCGCTTTTCGAGCCGGGGAAGAACTTCCATCAGCCCCTCTTCCATAGCGTACTCAATGTCTTCACGGCGACTGTTGTTCAGAAGGCGGCCAATGCCCGCCCCCATGATGGACGCGATCGCACTATCTGAGCTGCTGGCGGCCTTCATGGCGCGCTGGTAATCCCGTTTCTGGAGAAGAGGCAGAATTCCCTTCTCAAACGCCATCCGGTTCCGGCGTCGAACGGAAGCCAGATAGAAAAATCGTTCCAGGGTAATCGCAAGCCCCACGGCGAGGACCACCGCAATGGGGTACATGAAAGGGCCACCATCCTGAAAAAACCGAAGTACTGTATCCAGCATGTTTGTTCTCCGTTGTTACTGCATCGTCACGGTTGAATCCCGACCGGGATTCAGAACCAGGGGGTTAAGGGTTTGTCGAAATACCCGGTGTTGTTCCATTGCAACCGGGTTGACCGGTTGCAGGAGCACCGGGGCCGTGCTGTCGAGTTCTTGTCTTGGCCTGCGAGGAAGGCTCGGCGCCTGCCAGGGAAGGATGTAGAGAACTCTCGGGTTATCCTCGCCAATCCGCGCCGAAATACCCTCAACCGTCAGAGGGTTTCCCTCGGGAGTGGCATCGTCCGACAACTCCGACGCCAGAAGGCCAGCGGGACCGGCTGCAAGCAATGCCACGACGGTCGCCTTCAAAGCCAGGCGGGGTTTGCCAAACGTCATCCGGTATCCCATGATTCAGTCCAGCCTCCGCTGCAGGTCTGCGATCCATCCGGCCACCGTCTTGTCCTCCTCACCAGAAATCTCCCGGTACTTCTGGTAATGGGCCAATGCCGTCTCAAGATCGATCAGATAGAGCTCGGAAATGACGGCAAGGTTGTAATGCAGCTCAGCCACTTCCGGCGAATGTTGTATTCCTTGCTCCAGAAGGGAAGCGGCTTCGGTGAAACGCTTCTCTTCCTGGAGCAACAACGCGAGGTTGTTGACGACAACCGGGTCCTCAGGGTTGAGCTCCACCGCCTTTTGCCAGGCCTGCTCCGCTTCCCGCTTTCGGCCCTGCTCGTAGGCCTGCTTGCCCTCCCGGGCATATTCCATTGCCAGTTCAGGGCTGACGCGCTCCGGTTCCTTCACAGCTGGCGCTGAACAGCCCGCAAGAAACACGAACCCCAGTATCAGAACGGCAAGGCGCACCGGGCTCTTATCCAGCATCATCTTTGACCTCCAATCTCCATGTCATCCAGCGGACCGACCGGTCGTAACGACCGGGATTCAGCTTCGCAAGCACACCGAGGCTCTTCCCTATCCACGCGTCGTAACCGCGGGCGGCAACACGTTGGTGGTTTTCCGAATGCAGACGGATAGCTTTCTCTTCGAAGGGAAACGCCTCTTCTTCCAGAAGCATTTGGTACTGCATCGTTTCGAGTTCATTCAAGTCAGAGGGAACCGACGATGCCATCAGATCCTTCGCCAATACGCGATATAACTCAGCGCGGCGATACAGCGATTCCGACCGAACCGCCTCGCCCCCAAGCCTTTCCGCATCAACAAAACGTTGGCGGGCGATCTCCAGCGCCCGCTGTTTCTGATCGAGAGATGCCGGTAACGGATGACTCAGCTCAATACCGGCAAACGTCGCAGCTGCCCTTGCGCCAAGGGCCAGAGAGGCTCGGGCCGCCCAGGCGAGCGTGTCGTCGGAGTGCCATTGGCTTGCCAGCTCTTGGTCAACCAGATCTTGCTGCAGATCAACCGATTCGTCGCCACTTTGAATCAGGCGATAACGCATGGTCTGCATTTCAAGGTGCTGGTCAGCGGTATTGGCGCTTTTATGCGCAACCAGGTATTC
Coding sequences within it:
- a CDS encoding MotA/TolQ/ExbB proton channel family protein — encoded protein: MLDTVLRFFQDGGPFMYPIAVVLAVGLAITLERFFYLASVRRRNRMAFEKGILPLLQKRDYQRAMKAASSSDSAIASIMGAGIGRLLNNSRREDIEYAMEEGLMEVLPRLEKRTQYLATLANIATLLGLLGTIIGLISAFTAVAAADPSQKASLLSESISVAMNTTAFGLMSAIPLLMFHALLQTRTNEIVDSFEMAGVKLLNIISDSKTTGAVA
- a CDS encoding tetratricopeptide repeat protein yields the protein MMLDKSPVRLAVLILGFVFLAGCSAPAVKEPERVSPELAMEYAREGKQAYEQGRKREAEQAWQKAVELNPEDPVVVNNLALLLQEEKRFTEAASLLEQGIQHSPEVAELHYNLAVISELYLIDLETALAHYQKYREISGEEDKTVAGWIADLQRRLD